One genomic segment of Hordeum vulgare subsp. vulgare chromosome 2H, MorexV3_pseudomolecules_assembly, whole genome shotgun sequence includes these proteins:
- the LOC123427696 gene encoding uncharacterized protein LOC123427696, producing the protein MYSDRRRPEFLNGMHSFLNVAEKNRQNGFIFCPCRKCENKRNFPNSRTIHTHLLQEGFMPSYFCWTKHGERGFVMEDNEEEEDNDNYPMFGEHGDTEMGEDEPELEDIVDESDDDLRQVIREEQINCGSENERLKLERMLEDHKKLLYPNCEDGQKKLGTTLELLQWKAENGISDKGFEKLLKIMKKMLPRDNVLPCSTYEAKKVVCPLGLEVHKIHACINDCILYRGQHENLNACPVCGAFRYKIRRDDPGDVEGDDRPRKRVPAKVMWHAPIIPRLKRLFRNKEHAKLLRWHKEDRREDDMLRQPADGSQWRNIDDKYEDFARDPRNLRFGLSTYGLNPFGEQSPSQPGNNIDVYLRPLVDELLDLWADEGVRVWDEYKQEEFDLRGLLFVTINDWPALSNISGQSNKGYSACTHCLGETESIHIGKNVYPGHRRFLPDRHPVRKKGKHFKGEAGTRRKPTLPKGTDIYDMVKDIKVIFGKGPGAQSVPNDADNHVAMWKKKSIFWELPYWKFLEVRSAIDVMHVTKNICNLKGLASYALTKEEKDIFFQVLSSIKVPSGYSSNIKGILNLEEKKFQNLKSHDCHVIMTQLLPIALRGLLPENVRVPIVKLCAFLNAISQKAIDPATLPSLQKDVVQCLVSFELVFPPTFFNIMTHLIVHLVQEISVLGPVFLHNMFPFERFTGVLKNYVKNRARPEGSMVKGYGTEEVIEFCVDFIPDLNPIGVPQSRHEGRLRGKGTLGKKSTTCMDEQSFTQAHYTVLVNSSLAAPYIHEHKDILRQPSSTVLTFKGYEINGNTFYTADQDKKSINQNSGVRFDAKDDNGQRVTYYGYIEQIWELDYGPSFKVPLFWCKWFNLSGVKVDPKYGMTTVDQKNLGYGNDQFVLANDVAQVFYVKDMSSRPRKRKDKEANTSDDEPRRHIVLSGKRNIVGVEDKTDMSEDYNKFDEIPPFKVKDDPSIPLNDEDSPWLR; encoded by the exons atgtacagtgatcgacgtcgtcccgaattccttaatggcatgcatagttttctcaatgtggctgagaaaaacaggcagaatggatttattttttgtccatgtagaAAATGcgagaataagaggaatttccctaactcaagaaccatacacacccacctgttgcaagaaggcttcatgccaagttatttttgttggaccaagcacggagaaagagggtttgtaatggaagacaatgaagaagaagaggataatgataactatcctatgttcggtgaacacggtgatactgaaatgggggaagacgagcctgaacttgaggacattgttgatgagtctgatgatgatcttcgtcaggtcattcgtgaagaacagataaactgcggaagtgaaaacgagaggttgaagttggagcgcatgttagaagatcacaaaaaattgttgtacccaaattgcgaagatggccagaaaaagctgggcaccaccctggaattgctgcaatggaaggcagagaatggaatatctgacaagggatttgaaaagctgctgaaaataatgaagaagatgcttccaagagataacgtgctgccctgcagtacgtacgaagcaaagaaggttgtctgccctctaggattggaagtgcataagatacatgcatgcatcaatgactgcatcctctaccgcggtcagcacgagaatttaaatgcctgcccggtatgcggtgcatttcggtataagatcaggcgagatgaccctggtgatgttgagggcgacgaccgccccaggaagagggttcctgccaaggtgatgtggcatgctcctataataccacggttgaaacgtttgttccgaaacaaagagcatgccaagttgctgcgatggcacaaagaagaccggagggaagacgatatgctgagacaacccgctgatgggtcgcagtggagaaacatcgacgataagtacgaggactttgcacgtgacccaagaaacttaaggtttggtctaagtacatatggcctgaatccgttcggggagcaga gcccgtcgcaacccggcaacaacattgatgtgtacctgaggccactggttgatgaacttttagatttatgggctgacgaaggtgtacgtgtgtgggacgagtacaaacaggaggaatttgacctacgagggttgctgtttgtaaccatcaatgattggcccgctcttagtaacatctcaggacagtcaaacaagggatacagcgcatgcacacactgtttaggcgagactgaaagtatacatataggcaagaatgtgtacccggggcatcgtcgatttcttccagacaggcatcccgtaagaaagaaaggaaagcatttcaaaggcgaggcaggtacacggaggaagccaaccctccctaaaggtactgatatatatgacatggtcaaagatataaaagtaatctttggtaagggtcctggcgcacaatctgttccgaatgacgccgacaaccacgtagccatgtggaagaagaaatctatattctgggaactaccctattggaaatttctagaggttcgctctgcgatcgacgtgatgcacgtgacgaaaaatatttgc aatttAAAAGGTCttgccagctatgctcttaccaaggaagagaaggacatctttttccaagtcctgagcagtatcaaggtcccgtctggctactcgtcgaacataaaaggaatactaaacctggaagagaaaaagttccaaaacctaaagtctcatgactgccacgtgatcatgacccagttacttccgattgcattgagggggcttctgccagaaaacgtgcgagtacccattgtgaagctctgtgcattcctcaacgcaatttctcagaaggcaatcgatccagcaacactaccaagtttacagaaggacgtggtccaatgtcttgtcagcttcgagttggtgttcccaccaaccttcttcaatattatgacgcacctcatagttcacctagtccaagagatttccgttctcggtcctgtattcttacacaatatgttcccctttgagaggttcacgggagtcttgaagaattatgttaaaaaccgtgctaggccagaaggaagcatggtcaagggctatggaacagaggaggtcattgagttttgtgttgactttattcctgacctgaacccgatcggtgttcctcagtcgcgccatgaggggagactgcgtggaaaaggcacgctaggaaagaaatcaacaacatgtatggacgagcaatctttcactcaagcacactacacagttctagttaattccagcttggcggctccatatatccatgaacacaaggatattttacg gcaaccatcttcgactgtattgacctttaaagggtacgagataaatggtaacacattttacacggcagaccaagataaaaagagcatcaaccaaaacagtggcgtccggtttgatgcaaaagacgacaatgggcaaagggtcacatactatggttacatagagcagatatgggaacttgactacggaccttcctttaaggtccctttgttctggtgcaaatggttcaacctgtcaggcgtgaaggtagacccgaagtacggaatgacaacagtggatcagaagaatcttgggtacggcaatgatcaattcgtcctagccaatgatgtggctcaagttttctatgtgaaggacatgtctagcagaccgagaaaaagaaaagataaggaagcgaatacatcagacgatgagccaaggcgccacatagttctttcagggaaaagaaacatcgtgggagtcgaggacaagacagacatgtcagaagattacaataaatttgatgaaattcctcccttcaaagtcaaagatgatccaagcatcccgttaaatgatgaagatagtccatggttacgg